The proteins below come from a single Gloeocapsa sp. DLM2.Bin57 genomic window:
- a CDS encoding ferredoxin:protochlorophyllide reductase (ATP-dependent) subunit N yields MTLAKETSNLDFSCETGNYHTFCPISCVAWLYQKIEDSFFLVIGTKTCGYFLQNAMGVMIFAEPRYAMAELEEGDISAQLHDYEELKRLCTQIKRDRNPSVIVWIGTCTTEIIKMDLEGLAPKLESDIGIPIVVARANGLDYAFTQGEDTVLAAMANKCPDKAPTTEKEERNAIHKLLNFGRKEEQIEAEEASYKDHPPLVLFGSLPDPVVTNLTLELKKQGIKVSGWLPSKRYTELPVIEKDYYVCGVNPFLSRTATTLMRRRQCKLIGAPFPIGPDGTRAWIEKICSVFKIEPQGLEEREAKIWSSLEDYLELLRGKSVFFMGDNLLEISLARFLIRCGMTCPEIGIPYMDKRYQKAELDFLEQTCQEMGVPLPKIVEKPDNYAQIQRIKELQPDLVITGMAHANPLEARNISTKWSVEFTFAQIHGFTNARDILELATRPLRRNQRLDSLPLMPTNW; encoded by the coding sequence ATGACTTTAGCTAAAGAGACTAGTAATTTAGATTTTTCTTGTGAAACGGGAAATTATCATACATTTTGCCCCATTAGCTGTGTAGCTTGGTTATACCAAAAGATAGAGGATAGCTTCTTTTTGGTGATTGGTACTAAAACCTGTGGTTATTTCTTACAGAATGCTATGGGAGTAATGATTTTTGCTGAGCCTCGTTACGCTATGGCAGAATTGGAAGAAGGGGATATCTCTGCACAACTCCACGATTATGAAGAGTTAAAACGACTCTGTACTCAAATCAAACGCGATCGCAATCCTAGTGTAATTGTCTGGATTGGTACTTGTACCACCGAAATTATCAAGATGGATTTAGAGGGTTTAGCACCTAAACTCGAATCAGACATAGGTATTCCTATAGTAGTAGCTAGAGCTAATGGTTTAGACTATGCTTTTACTCAGGGAGAAGATACAGTCTTAGCTGCAATGGCTAATAAATGTCCTGATAAAGCACCGACAACGGAAAAAGAGGAACGTAACGCGATTCACAAGCTACTCAATTTTGGACGTAAGGAAGAGCAAATAGAAGCAGAAGAAGCTAGTTACAAGGATCATCCTCCTTTGGTTTTGTTTGGATCTCTTCCTGATCCAGTGGTTACTAATTTAACTCTAGAATTGAAGAAACAAGGTATCAAGGTTTCAGGGTGGTTACCTTCTAAACGTTATACCGAGTTACCCGTGATTGAAAAAGACTACTATGTCTGTGGGGTTAATCCTTTTTTAAGTCGCACAGCTACTACTTTAATGCGTCGGCGTCAGTGTAAACTAATTGGCGCACCTTTCCCCATTGGTCCTGATGGTACACGTGCTTGGATTGAGAAGATTTGTTCTGTTTTTAAGATTGAACCACAGGGATTGGAGGAAAGAGAAGCTAAAATCTGGTCAAGTCTGGAAGATTATCTAGAATTGTTGCGCGGTAAATCGGTTTTCTTCATGGGTGACAATTTACTAGAGATATCTTTAGCGCGCTTCTTGATTCGCTGTGGGATGACTTGTCCTGAAATTGGTATTCCCTACATGGATAAACGCTACCAAAAAGCTGAGTTAGATTTTCTCGAACAAACTTGTCAAGAAATGGGTGTACCTTTACCCAAAATTGTGGAAAAACCCGACAACTACGCGCAAATTCAACGGATCAAGGAATTACAACCTGATTTAGTTATTACGGGTATGGCTCACGCTAATCCTCTCGAAGCGCGTAATATTAGTACTAAATGGTCAGTTGAGTTCACTTTTGCTCAAATTCACGGTTTTACTAACGCTAGAGATATTTTAGAGTTAGCCACTCGTCCTTTACGTCGTAATCAACGATTAGATAGTTTGCCCTTAATGCCAACTAATTGGTAG
- a CDS encoding ferredoxin:protochlorophyllide reductase (ATP-dependent) iron-sulfur ATP-binding protein has translation MKISVYGKGGIGKSTTSCNISVALAKRGKKVLQIGCDPKHDSTFTLTGFLIPTIIDTLQEKNFHYEDIWPEDVIYKGYGGVDCVEAGGPPAGAGCGGYVVGETVKLLKELNAFDQYDVILFDVLGDVVCGGFAAPLNYSDYCLIVTDNGFDALFAANRIAASVREKARTHRLRLAGLIGNRTSKRDLIDKYVEAVPMPVLEILPLIEDIRVSRVKGKTLFEMTESDPSLAYVCDYYLNIADQILALPEGVVPTGAQDRELFELLSDFYLNPVSNNNTANELDLMIV, from the coding sequence AGCGCTAGCTAAAAGAGGTAAAAAGGTTTTACAAATAGGCTGTGATCCTAAACATGACAGTACTTTTACCCTGACTGGATTTCTAATCCCTACGATTATTGACACCCTACAAGAAAAGAACTTTCACTATGAAGATATTTGGCCCGAAGATGTAATTTATAAAGGATATGGTGGGGTTGATTGCGTCGAAGCAGGAGGACCACCCGCAGGGGCTGGATGTGGTGGTTATGTAGTAGGAGAAACTGTTAAATTACTCAAAGAATTAAACGCTTTTGACCAATACGATGTAATTCTTTTTGATGTTCTCGGAGACGTAGTCTGTGGTGGTTTTGCTGCTCCCTTGAACTATTCTGATTATTGTCTGATTGTCACTGATAATGGCTTTGATGCTCTTTTTGCTGCTAATCGTATCGCTGCATCAGTAAGAGAAAAAGCGCGTACTCACCGTTTACGTCTAGCGGGTTTAATCGGTAATCGCACCTCTAAACGAGATTTAATCGATAAATACGTAGAAGCTGTACCTATGCCGGTTTTAGAAATTTTACCACTAATTGAAGATATTCGAGTGTCTCGTGTTAAAGGGAAAACCCTGTTTGAAATGACCGAAAGTGATCCCTCTTTAGCTTATGTCTGTGATTACTATCTGAATATAGCTGACCAGATTTTAGCTTTACCAGAGGGAGTAGTACCTACGGGAGCACAAGATCGCGAATTATTTGAGTTATTGTCCGACTTTTATCTCAATCCTGTGAGTAATAATAACACCGCCAACGAATTAGATCTAATGATTGTTTAA